From Streptomyces sp. NBC_01460, a single genomic window includes:
- a CDS encoding right-handed parallel beta-helix repeat-containing protein: MAQGTVQVTHTGTSRWRRRTGEYASLTAALEAAADGDVLTIAPGTYRENLVVHRAVTLRGPEGSAGSVRIAPADGVPLTVRASAVLQDLHVEGQDSAAPALLVEEGAPELSDLRIVTRSAAGLEVRGSARPTVRRCTVDNPAGVGIAVLDGAGGVFEECEIVSAGQSGVSVRDGAHPRLERCRVHHASGAGLSVTGEGSGLEAVGCEVYEIKGSGVQVASRGTAHLTDCTVHRTSSDGVTLDTDAVVTLADCDIHDIPENAVDLRSRSVLTLTRSTVRRFGRNGLSVWDPGTRVDANQCEIHDSTGDYPAVWVSDGATVILDSCRVHDVPDALFVLDRGSRADVVDSDLSQIRNTAVSVSDGATAQLDDCRIREASTGAWFRDHGSGGTLNNCTIDAAQTGVIVTKGADPTIERCTVTSPAEAGFYVSAEGRGTFDSCRVTGSEGYGFHVMDGCRSTLTRCRTERCARGGYEFAEGSGDGHTAGPVAQDCTSDESGLRGATPPAPAVLTATQTTPGLLGAMPGQRTSEPAAPAAAPAPAEPARDSDAVLGELDALVGLDSVKREVRALTDMIEVGRRRRLAGLKAASVRRHLVFTGSPGTGKTTVARLYGEILASLGVLEHGHLVEVSRVDLVGEHIGSTAIRTQEAFDRARGGVLFVDEAYALSPEDSGRDFGREAIDTLVKLMEDHRDAVVVIVAGYTHEMERFLTVNPGVASRFSRTITFSDYEPEELLRIVEQQTQEHEYSLADGTGEALVKYFTVLPKGPAFGNGRTARQTFESMVERHAGRVAQLADPSTDDLTMLYPEDLPALP; encoded by the coding sequence ATGGCACAGGGCACGGTCCAGGTGACGCACACCGGCACATCGCGATGGCGGCGCCGCACGGGCGAATACGCTTCCCTCACCGCAGCCCTGGAGGCCGCAGCGGACGGTGACGTCCTCACCATCGCCCCCGGCACCTACCGGGAGAATCTCGTCGTCCACCGCGCGGTGACCCTGCGCGGTCCCGAGGGTTCCGCCGGCTCGGTCCGGATCGCGCCGGCCGACGGAGTCCCGTTGACCGTCCGCGCCTCCGCCGTCCTCCAGGACCTCCACGTCGAGGGCCAGGACTCCGCCGCCCCCGCACTGCTGGTCGAGGAGGGCGCTCCCGAGCTGTCGGACCTGCGCATCGTGACCAGGTCGGCCGCCGGCCTGGAGGTGCGGGGCTCGGCCAGGCCGACCGTGCGCCGCTGCACCGTCGACAATCCGGCGGGCGTGGGCATCGCCGTACTCGACGGTGCCGGGGGCGTGTTCGAGGAGTGCGAGATCGTCTCCGCCGGCCAGTCCGGTGTCTCCGTACGGGACGGCGCGCACCCACGGCTCGAACGCTGCCGCGTGCACCACGCGTCGGGCGCCGGTCTGAGCGTGACCGGGGAGGGCAGCGGACTGGAGGCGGTGGGCTGCGAGGTGTACGAGATCAAGGGCAGCGGGGTGCAGGTCGCCTCCCGCGGGACCGCGCACCTCACGGACTGCACCGTGCACCGCACGTCCTCCGACGGCGTCACCCTGGACACCGACGCCGTCGTCACGCTGGCCGACTGCGACATCCACGACATCCCGGAGAACGCGGTCGATCTGCGGTCCCGCTCGGTGCTCACCCTGACCCGCTCCACCGTCCGCAGATTCGGCCGCAACGGCCTCTCGGTCTGGGATCCGGGCACCCGCGTCGACGCCAACCAGTGCGAGATCCACGACAGTACGGGCGACTACCCGGCGGTCTGGGTCAGTGACGGCGCCACGGTGATACTCGACTCGTGCCGCGTCCACGACGTGCCGGACGCCCTCTTCGTCCTCGACCGGGGCTCGCGCGCCGACGTCGTGGACAGCGATCTGTCCCAGATCCGCAACACGGCGGTCTCGGTGAGCGACGGGGCCACGGCCCAGCTCGACGACTGCCGGATCCGCGAGGCGTCCACCGGGGCGTGGTTCCGCGACCACGGCAGCGGCGGCACGCTGAACAACTGCACCATCGACGCGGCGCAGACCGGGGTCATCGTGACCAAGGGCGCCGACCCGACGATCGAGAGGTGCACGGTCACCTCACCCGCGGAGGCCGGCTTCTACGTCTCCGCCGAGGGCCGCGGCACCTTCGACAGCTGCCGGGTCACGGGGAGCGAGGGCTACGGCTTCCACGTGATGGACGGCTGCCGCTCCACGCTGACGCGGTGCCGCACCGAGCGGTGCGCACGCGGCGGCTACGAGTTCGCCGAGGGCTCCGGCGACGGGCACACCGCCGGCCCGGTGGCACAGGACTGCACCAGCGACGAGAGCGGACTGCGCGGCGCCACTCCCCCGGCCCCCGCGGTGCTGACGGCGACGCAGACCACACCCGGGCTGCTCGGCGCGATGCCCGGACAGCGGACCTCCGAGCCGGCCGCACCCGCGGCCGCACCCGCCCCGGCCGAGCCCGCGCGCGACTCCGACGCCGTCCTCGGCGAGCTCGACGCGCTGGTGGGACTGGACAGCGTGAAGCGTGAGGTGCGGGCGCTGACCGACATGATCGAGGTGGGGCGGCGCCGCCGGCTGGCCGGTCTGAAGGCTGCGTCGGTGCGCCGGCACCTGGTCTTCACGGGCTCGCCCGGCACGGGCAAGACGACGGTGGCCCGGCTGTACGGCGAGATCCTGGCCTCGCTCGGTGTGCTGGAGCACGGCCATCTCGTGGAGGTCTCGCGCGTCGATCTGGTCGGCGAGCACATCGGGTCGACCGCCATCCGTACCCAGGAGGCCTTCGACCGGGCGCGCGGCGGTGTCCTGTTCGTCGACGAGGCCTACGCGCTGTCGCCCGAGGACTCCGGCCGCGACTTCGGCCGCGAGGCCATCGACACACTGGTGAAGCTGATGGAGGACCACCGCGACGCGGTGGTGGTGATCGTCGCCGGGTACACGCACGAGATGGAGCGCTTCCTCACCGTCAACCCCGGTGTGGCGTCGCGCTTCTCGCGGACGATCACCTTCAGCGACTACGAGCCCGAGGAGCTGCTGCGGATCGTCGAGCAGCAGACCCAGGAGCACGAGTACAGCCTGGCGGACGGGACGGGGGAAGCACTGGTCAAGTACTTCACCGTGCTTCCCAAGGGCCCCGCGTTCGGTAACGGCCGGACGGCTCGTCAGACCTTCGAGTCGATGGTGGAGCGGCACGCGGGCCGGGTCGCCCAGCTCGCCGATCCGAGCACGGACGACCTGACCATGCTCTATCCGGAGGACCTCCCGGCGCTCCCCTGA